GTGGGCGACGCGTAGAAGGCAAAGAGTGGGTCACCCATGCTAGGGAAAATGATGGGTATAAAAGCTCTAATACAATATAttgaaagaagaagataaataaaatatgacatcTCATTGATGATTgataaatatagataaataatgTTTGGGTCTATTTTATATCCTAATTCAAACTCTATCTTCCactttaattgaaattaataataattatcttcTATTCTAAGTTGAACttataggctatgtttggttcccggaaagtacaaaggaaagaaaaaaaatgctaaggaaaatgattttctcatgtttggttgtcctataaaaaatatcaaagaaaatcaaatataattaaaactaattaaaaacttatgtatttttaaattatttaatctttatattgatgagttaaaataaataaaatgagtttgaagtaacaaaaaaaataatttatcaacttttaatctattttttttattttccttcactttttctttccttctacttttcctttgtattttctttccctcacattttccctcaaattttccgggaaccaaacatagccataataaataaaaattaactttttctaacataatttgatatattatacagttttctttcctttcataaCTAATTTTATATTGCTCACCTTATTGAGTAATGAAGCGTAAGTATTGCCACAACCAATTTTTCTGACTTTGCTACTATTCCAATGGATTGGGAAAACAAGAAGAATTTTTATGGTAGTCATGGAGAAGACCATGGCGGTTCTTAGGGAAATTCAAAGTTGTAGTGCCAACtttgctattaaaaaaaaaaccctaggcTTAAAGTTCATGAATGCTACTATCATTTTGATATTTCTTATAGTGAGATGAATAAGAAGAATGACTCAATTTGTCCTTCCAGAGTGACTAACCTTGTTGAACATGGGAAATGGATTAGGTTTGCACGTTAGACAAATAGCTCattctctagtttttttttttttttttccacattccacttcttttaaattttttaggttatgtttggttctcggaaaatttgaagaaaaatgtgagggaaagaaaaaaaagtgaaagaaaagaaaaagtaaaagaaaataaaaaacatgcttaaattcaataaattatttttatatgtttcttcaaattcattttgcttattttttactgttatataaagattaaataattcaaatatatatatatatatatatatatatatatatatatatatatatatatatatatatatatatatatatatattataaattttaattatatttgattttcttttatattttttttatagtttcatggtaaaccaaatatgagaaattcaattttcttaccactttttttttttctttccttaatacttttcgGAACCTAACATAGCCTTAATTCATCTCAAAAGTCTATTACATGTGTCTTAGGCCACCGAGATTAATCTTAATGGTATCTCTCAATTTGCTAAAGATAACaatgttttcttgtattttgttattcattttgtctatgtttggttcccaaaaagtttaagggaaaatatttgaaaaaaaaataaaaagaaaaaataagaaggaataaataataaaagaaaattaaaatagatttaaaattaataaattatttttatatgtttattcaaatttatttcacttattattttccaaattatataaagattgaattatcttaaaatataaacttctaattaattttaattatatttaactttctttagtaattttcataatgaaactaaatatgataaaactatttttcttaaggttatgtttaactcccaaaaaatttgaggaaaaatataaaagaaaaaaaaagaagtaaaaggaaaataaataatagattgaaagtcaataattttttttttttttttacttcaaacttattttacctcatcgatataaaaattaaaatatttgaaaacacataaatttttaattaatttaaattatattttattttctttgatacttttcataaaaacaaccaaatatgaaaaaaaattatttttctcatctTCGTTTTTCATTCGTTATTATTTTCCagtaaccaaacataatctaatatttttttctttcagagCCAAACATATCCTTTTGTGTTGTGAAGGATCAAGAAATGAGAGTGGCACTCTCCTCCAAGGAATCTGCATGAAAGATTGTAGAAGTTCAACTTAACTACTCAACACGTGCAATGGTTTTAGAGTTTCTCTAAGTCATAATTATGCTATCCAACCACaaacttctttctcattttcttctatgACTGCTTTTAATGGAAGCTAAACCCTTACCCCACCACCCCTTTTATGGTGATCAAACATAAGGATACTGTAATAATGCCCCAAACCTAAAGTCAAGGAGAAGAATGCCTTTGccacaaatattaaaaaaagaaaaaagaaaaaaaacaaggatgAATATGTGTAATTGGTGATTAGTAGAAATCTTGGTCTAGAAGATTTatggatgtttggtaaaatttaatacttattacttaattatttaagtttattttaagtcaaatatatttaaattgttgatttaaaacttattacttaaattttactctaagtattaaggttatataataaaattaacttaattttttttttaaatcattaaattttgaCATATTCATCCTCCTAAATTATAACTAAAGTAAAGAAAACTgaataaaacatatattaatGAGACCTTTTGTCTCATTAGGTTGTCTTCATGATTCTTAAAAGTTCTTGGTTGCTATATTGTTAATTCCTTGGTGATTTCATTAGATATATCCATTTTTTCTCAACATTTGGTTTCTGgtgttattataataattttattattttgaattttttagatatatgttaaattaaatttttttaatacattaagatgttaagaaattgatttttagtataaaaaataaacaacttaatacttaatactattaagcattatttaatattaagttaaatataagttgcatttagaattaagtaaacaaaacaaataccacctaagtCTATGTTTAGGATCAAACATTCTTCAATTTCAGATAAGCTAAAGCATAAACTTGTAAGAATCGGTAACTCTTTATTGTAGTTCATAACAACAATTTTGAAGCAATGTATCAATAAtccaatttttatatcatttagcAAACAATGCTATAAAAACTACTCCTTTATGATAATTAACTTATTAATGTCTATCTACATAATTCATTTTCTTGTATTAATCcttgaaatatattaaataatattgtgGATAGAGTTAtatgtgttttaaaatataaggaCTTTATAGAATTTTGATGTGGAAGGACATGACTATACATAAGTCATCCTCTAATTATTAGTTCAAGTTTTGATTGCCACATTTGTCAAAGCAACCATAGAAATTGGTATGTCCATAGTGAAGAAGACATATATAGGAACattgtagaaaaagaaaaaaaggtaatatCTCCCTTTGTGATGGGAAAATAGGAGGATTTATAACTTTTTCCCAAGTATTTggcattttatattttatattttatattttatatttaggcTACATGGGAATGCTTtacttttttgtttattattttagcTTAGTAGTTGAAGTTGAAggcaaaaccaaaatttaaattataaaaatcatctctttattttaaTCTATGTCCCAATTAGGTCtataaacctttttttaaataatattaaccttaaattcaaggaaaattttgaaataaatcatcaaaatttatGTGAAAGGTCAATTTATCGGTGATGTACACAATcactaatttattaaaaaaacaatctaaaaaagaataagaaatctACACCTTGATAAACCTaaatagagagaaaatgggGAAGAAATTATCTTGAAAAAAATGGACATTGATAATGGCTATGGAAGCAGTGGGCAAATGAACTGCACAATGACAAGGTGAGGGTTGGGGGTTGAGGTGTTGTAGTCATGGTTCGAGGGGGtttaaaaatatggttttttctatttgaaaaagtaaaatatttttgttttttcgtaaaaaattttaaaaattaagtaataaatcatgaagaattaataaaaagatgatATTTAATGAGCAAAATTCTCTTTTCCATCTATTGAAAACATGGTtgttaaaaatagtaaaaattgtaatttttttcccattgatttaatagtttattctaattttaatagtttttttttttcaaatcctaCCACTCGTCATATTCTTACTGTATCCAATGCAGGTTATTGTGGGGGTGGTTAACAGATAAGGTTTGGGTCCTCACAAaaagtcctaagggcttggccataAAAATACTtcagttaaaataaaaagattttaattacaaattattaaaataaatataatatattttttcatgcaataaaaaatacttttgcTTGCTTCTATAATCACTTTAAATTCTTGTCTTTTAGTGGTATcttgtaaataatattattgaagaAACcatgactatttttttttaatgaataacaGGATTTTTAATAAGCCAATtctcttatttaaaattcttgttaaaaaaataattttcaattttcaataaaaatcatattcaaaccctatttttaaaagttgcaTATTAAAATTGTCTTctcaaaaaaaattcctcactatgaaaattttgaaaaaaaaaaaaaatcctccctcaaaaaggaaaattggacCATAAAGTAgtatatttaaattatgtttggttctcggacaAATTGAGATAAAATAcagatgaaagaaaatagagaaaaaaattggaaagaaataaaaaataaagaaaaatgaaaattaaatttaaaatcaacgaATTATTTctacatgtttttttaaattcatttatcttatttttctttattatataaaaattaaataattttaaaatatataattttttaattaattttaattatgtttaatttttttttcatatttttcataataaaattaaaaagaaaaaaaatatttttttaatatatatatatatatatatatatatatataaaggtcATCCaccatattaaatatttttctatttagttctAATTTTAGATCCAAATATGATGCAAACTTCACTGTTAAGGTCCTGTTTGgagtaattttttaaagtcaGAAAGCTTATTTTATAAGCTTGGTATTTAAGAACTTCCATTCATGTTTGTatagtaattttattaaaaagtagaGAAGCAGggaaaatagtgtttttttataaaaaaaaaataattttatattctatttgaattcaaaattatttaatcaattataatttttagtaataatattttagaaaatatattatcttaatttttaaaagaattttcaaattttctaagaataatTGTGTGAATTAAGCATGATATAATGTAAAAACAGCTCAAAAGGGACAATATTTTCCATCATAGATCTACCCAGATGAACAGTTGGATTCAAGAGTGAAGCCGTTGAAGAGGAATTACAGAGAGTGGGGCAGTATAAATTTGAACTGAAACCATGGATAAAAGCAGTGAAGGCTCAATTCTCAAGAAATACAGAACATGGGGCCCCGAGTGCTGTCTACACTGACTGCTTTCCATGTGATCCTTTACGGCTTACAGCTCCTCCCACTACCCCAAAGCAAACATCAAATACAacattcttcttctctcttcccCCTCTTTTTCCCCTCCTTTCTCTCTCTGCTGTTTCACAGAGGGATCCAATGCTCTCCACCCTCCACTCAGCTTCCCTCTTCTCctctctcatccttctctcCATCTTCAATTATGCATTTGCAGAAGACCCGTTTGTGTTCTATGACTGGAAGGTCTCTTACATCACAGCTTCACCATTTGGGGTTAAGCAGCaggtactctctctctctctctctctcatctctcttcTCTGTAAAATCCGTTTGTTTTGCGGGAATCTCAACATGGGTTAGTTGAAGAAGTTGTTGAAATAGTAGTATACTGCTTTCCACCTTCTAAATTTGGAAGAAATCTGCTTGTTTCCCAATTGAGGTCCAAACCCTTCATTTATTGATGTGTATCTATGTGGGTCTGATTCTATCATAGACAACCATCTTTCTCAGTTTAATGGTGTTATCATTTTCATGGGCCAAAGCGGAGAAACTATTTGGACCCTTTATATGCATGTGCGATGATTCCATGACAACGACATCTTTGTAACTTAATCAAACCCTAAATTATCCTAAATTTAGTTATAGAAAGTAAAATTCAATCAGGATTAATACAATCTCATGGCAACTATGTGGCTATGTGGCAATGTTTGGATGAGAAAGGCTACTTTCCTGAGTGGATTTTTGTGTATGTggcaatatttttattagtaatgcTGCTCTATTTTcaatggatttcttgaattgtGGATGAAACACAATATATAAATTCCCCTCAATTAGTTTCATTTCTGTCGAGTTCTGTTTTGTTTTCCTAGTTTGATGGTAGTATCCAAGTCATACTGCATTTACTCTGAGACTGAAGGTTCGGTATTGGGTTCTAGTCAGGCTTTATTGGCTTGTCTACTTTGAGAAGCATCATCAATCTCTATATCAGCAATTTAGCTACACTCACTTTATGATATCCTGGAAGTTCGCTCAGAGGATTCCTGTTTCTCTTCCTCTCTATCCTTTTACTTTCTTGTTGGTTCAATTTTTGTTATACTGTGGAACTCGTACCATATGGTGATAGTGTCGTTGGCTGCTTTCTGATTTGAATAATTATCCCAGGTGATTGCAGTTAACGGGCAGTTTCCAGGACCAATTCTCAATGTCACTACCAACTGGAATGTGGTTATCAACATCAAGAACGACCTTGATGAGCCATTGCTTCTCACATGGTATACATGAAAGGTGAATTATACATTGGAACATCGAGTGACAATGTTGATGATGATGTTTGATTATGCTTGTTATTGAATGCAGGAATGGCATACAACATAGGAAAAACTCTTGGCAAGATGGTGTCTTGGGAACAAATTGTCCGATTCCCGCTGGTTGGAATTGGACATATGAATTTCAGGTTAAGGATCAAATAGggagtttcttttattttgcttcCTTAAACTTCCAGAGAGCTTCAGGTGGATATGGTGGAATTGTCATCAACAACAGAGATGTTATTCCAGTTCCCTTCGGGACACCAGATGGGGATATTACAATCTTTATTGGTGACTGGTATACAAAGAGCCATAAGGTCAGTGTACATGTTATCTTGCTGCCTCTGGTGAATACTCGCTGTTCTAGTTGGTTTCTGAGGTCTTAATATCTTCTGTGTGGCAACAGGAACTTCGGAAAGatgtagaaaatggaattgACCTCGGTGTTCCTGATGCCATTCTGTTTAACGGACTAGGGCCTTATCGTTACGATCAGGCACTTGTTCCTGATGGTATTGGCTATCATACGATAAATGTTGAACCAGGTAACTATAAGGGATGTTTATATGGTCCTTAATTCTTTGATTTAACtatgtttatatttttgagAATGTTCTCGCTATTTCTCTTAATAGAAGCATCAGTTACTTGGGTGAATCAGATGTCTCTACAaagattggaattttttataatgGAAAATCTTCTAGAAGTATGCTGATATTTAGTGTGTTTGGATATTCTACAAAAATAAAGGCTATGTCTGGTTCTCGGAaagtactaaagaaagaaaaaaaaagagttgaagGAGAATGATATTTTTACATTTGGATACTGtggaaaaaggtaaaaaaataaaatactaagaaaaaaagaaagaaaaataataaaaaaatttcctccctattttacctaaaaaaaatttggggaAAGTGCATTCTTTaacaatttgattttctttaccTTAACTTTTCTATGGACaaccaaacaagagaaaaattttataatttttttcttacctttttctacccttctacttttcttctctattttctttccttaaaactttttaagaaccaaacatagcctaatgGCCCCATTATGTCTGAATAGAGAGACAGAAATCCATCACCATGATCCTGgccaatgaagaaaaatagcAGTTATCTCAAAAATGATGGTAAAAGAAGTTGAGATTCTTGACTCAGGAAAACTTGACCTTGATTCTTTACCATCGGTTCTGGTGATGGATTCCATTTCCCCTATTTTAGACCATGGAATGTTATCTTTTAACAATATATGGAACAGAATAGAGGCCTTCAATTTCCATGGGATGTCCATTTATGCCCTGAGaaaatcttttatttgtaattactgAGGGTGCATTTGGATGTTTACAAAGATGAataattccttttgttttataGTGTTTAGAGTATGGTTTTGAATGCCATTTGCTAACCTCCTGGATAATTCCCTTACCCTCAAATTGTGTTAATGCATTATGTAAATACCAGAGAACTCCTTCATAATAGACTCCAAAAGAGAGGGATGTGGAAAATATTGTCTCACAAATAATCCATTAAGGTCTTCCATACATATGATGATGTGAATATACATATAATATGTTATTAAAGGggcataaaaacaaatatattaattatgcTATTATCTAAGATGATagcatataatatatatttttttattccataaaatattatatgtatattCATATTATCATATTACAGGATATTAGTCTTGATGTAGGAGTGGAATGTATGGGTTGGCTCCAATTCGTGAAGATGCCAGTGGATATGGGTATGGATCTGCGTGAGATGATAGCTTTCtcagatttttgaagagttgCTAGCTTGTTGATTTACTCTTGGTAACGGGAAACTAGCGATGGTCTTATTACCTTTTCTTCCATACACCTTTGCCGGAACCAGTACCTCCTATCTAGTCTCTGCCATTATCTGATTGAAGAATTTTGGTTTTGGTATTTAACTATGTGGGAACTGTGTCCtggaaatttttgaaacacgaaaaaacattacttttttattttagtcaACAAACAATTGTCACCTAAGAATGCTATCCACAAACATAACCCGCTATTACCGAGCCAACAAGGTGCAAAATGAATCTCAAACATCAGAATGTTTATCTACCTCTTCATGTAAAAAATGTTTAGTAACTTTGCATATGAGcatcaaaatttaaaagcaaccaaacattgaaattaaagaagaaaacagtttttgagcaAGCAAAAAGGAGGGCTTAGACTTTATGTCAATCTAAATAATTGATCTGTTGGAGAGCCACCTTGACTGCTAAACTGATGAGTGTGCTTGAGGGATGTCAATTCCCTGTCTAGGGATGGTAAATTCCATCCATCTTTCCATAATCACTAGTCATCTACTTCCTGACCAGATCCCAGAAAACACGGTATGAGAAATACAAATTTGTACTACAATTGAAAGCCTTTGTACTAGCCCTTTGTGCAAGCTTAAGGGGTAATGGAAAGTAACTGAAACAACACCTTTACAGAACCGGAATGTATTATGCCATCAGCTACTCTAACCTTATCCCCACTTGAGCAAGTGctttaaatagaaaagagatGGCACTCTGCTTGTGTCATCAAAAGCTCCTGAGTTCAGGATGAATGAGAGGTTTAGTTTAGAGGACACAGAAGAAGCTAGACGAGGAAGACTTAGAATAGCATGAAAGAGGCAGTAGCGGTTACATCTGAGCCATTAGTTCATGAAAAACTCTAATCGCTTCATGAGAAAAAGCCACAGAAGCAGAGACATAAGGGCCTATAGATCTATCTTGATAGATAATGCATGATGTGCACAAGACTGTATGTTCCCTATAAGAGCTCTAGTCATTACTGATAGAAGCTTGTTTCTGATATAGCTCAAAATATATTTCCTGGTAAGAACAGTTCCCTGCAATAAGTCATATCTCAACTTGTTCCTCTCATCTCCTAAGCACTAACAGACCTTCTGCCTTCCCAATTTTTAACCCCATTTTTATTGTCTGGCTGTAAAGCAAGAGCTGACTTTTCATAAGATGAAGAGATCATTATACTAAATGAGCTCCTCTGGTGGCTTTAGGGTAAGACACAGTCCTTCAGTGTATTTAGAACAGAAAGCAACCTTTGAAATGGCTGAAATCAAGATTTTGCTCAGATCAGCCCATTTTTGCACAATGAAGAAGatcaggggaaaaaaaaagttagctACTGAACAAGGTATGGTGAAACTCAAATTTCATGGGTAAATGGAGCAAGGAAGAGAAGAGCATGCCTGGAAGCAAAGTCTGATTATAGCAACAATGTTTCAACACTTTACAAGTTACTTCCTTTAGAAATACATAAAAGGCTTCCTAAAGATGTTCTCCCAAGATTTATCGACAAAAGGATTCTGAGCATGCATAGACTTCGATGTTGTGGTTTTGAATGAAACCGAAGAGACTCTAAATTGAAAGAACCTATAACATCACATGGAACATTTGCATTTTGGCcataatattttactaattgTAAAACGCATTTTCAGCTTCCTCTTATTGCACTTTCAGTAAATTGGTTCTTTTTTGTGAAACAGGGAAAACATACCGCCTCCGGGTGCATAATGTTGGTATTGCAACTAGCTTGAATTTCAGAATCCAAAACCATAATTTACTTCTTGTAGAGACTGAAGGATCATACACGGTTCAGCAGAATTACACGAACATGGATATTCATGTTGGTCAATCATACTCATTCTTGGTAACAATGGATCAAAATGCTAGCAGTGATTACTACATGGTTGCCAGTCCTCGGTTTGTCAATTCATCTGCTTGGGCTAAAGCTACTGGAGTTGCTATCTTGCATTACTCCAATTCTCAGGGACCTGCTTCAGGTCCTCTTCCTGATCCTCCTAATGATCTTGACACGTTTTTCTCAATGAATCAAGCAAGATCTATAAGGTTGTAGTTAAATTTGTTTCTGTTGGGGGTAAATATCAGAAACCTTCCTGGAAATCTTACTGACCTCCCCACTTCAAAATTTTCGTCCATAGATATGTTTTAAGCGGTTTGGAAAGATGGATATACTCATGCTTTAAGTGTTTGTTGATTCTTGAATCTGTGACTAGTTGGTCTTTTCAACTGCTGAGGTTCACCAATGTCGTGGGGAGGAGAAGTATATGATGCTATTACAAAAACTCAGGGaatgtttctaatatttacTCTTATTTTTTTAGCTCTACTCAATAGTCTGGGCTGACTGTTATACATTCTTGTGTAATCCTTAGATGGAATGTCTCTGCTGGTGCTGCTCGTCCAAATCCACAGGGATCTTTCAGATATGGCCAGATCACTGTCACTGATGTGTATGTCCTCCTTAACAGACCTGCAGAACTTATAGACGGAAAGTATCGCACCACCCTTAATGGTATTTCTTATTTAGCACCTTCAACACCCCTAAAGCTTGCGCAGCAGTTTAACATTCCAGGGATTTACAAGATTGATTTCCCAAATAGACTGATGAACCGACCTCCAAAGGTCGACACATCCATAATCAATGGTACTTACCGAGGTTTTATGGAAATCATATTCCAGAACAATGATACCACTGTTCAGAGCTACCATTTGGATGGTTATGCATTCTTTGTTGTGGGGTAAGcttgatattttgatattattctGTCTCTCTCTTTTCCTAATTCATGGAACTCAAAACTAGAAATATGATATCAATAACTTCTCATTCTGACTGTAGTATGGATTACGGAGTGTGGACAGAGAATAGCAGAGGCACTTACAACAAATGGGATGGAGTTGCCCGATGCACAACACAGGTATTCCTTTCTTGGAACTTGGCTCCAGAGGCTCATATATTACAACTGTCATCTGTGTTTTGGTACTTTGTCGGCTTGCATTCTCCCCAGGGCATTAAGAAAGTGGTTATTTATTGGTGGAAATGGACTTCACAGCCAAAACCGGTCTTTCCAAAATGGAAAGCTACTGTGTTTGTCCATTCTATTTCTTGAGCTTCTATTTCATCACCTGGTTTGTTTCAAGATTAGGTTTTTATAGCTCTGTTTCTTCACTTGAGATATAGTCAATGACAAACAAAAGATATCTACACTTCATGGTTGCTCCCCTCCCTGCCTAGAACCATTCATTTTGGATTGAAACCCCATAAAAAAACACTAGACTTGTATAGATTAATAAAGGTATAATGTCTATGGGCTCTCCACACTCCACAGAATTTGAATTCTCAACCACCCAACAGATTACTCATTTCTGCATAAAATGAAAAGGGAATATTTCTAGTGCCAAGTCAAGCATAATGGAATGATTCATTTCCATGGCATCTGCCACCTCACAGCTCAGATTTTGAGTTCCATCTAAAAGAATATACTTTAagaggaaggaaaagaaagactTTACTCTAGTGGAATTTTTCTCATCAAAATGTGATCCTAATTCTATAGAAACATGGCTTTGCATTTAGGGAAGTGATTGAGGCCAGTTTGCGTTCTCAAATGAGCTCTAAAGTCCTCATAGTGAAACAAGAATTTATTATATCCATTTCATCTATTATATCCATTTCAATATACAATGTAATCTTGGTTTTGAATGAATTAGTTTCGTCACTTGAGATTAAAAGCCCAATCACTATATCTTAACCTTAACTCTTGTACCCTGAACAATCCTGTTTCAATCTACAAGGGCTCTATTGTTTGATCAGACAAAACAAATTTAGGAATGGACCTTGTATTATCTATGAAGGCTCTAGAGCCCATACACAAAATCCAAAgtttgaaacaaaattgttcCTTCATTTTGTCACAGTTGTTGTTGTAATTGTTAAGCACTTACCATAATTGAGTTCTCAATTTCCTGAAAGCTTAGAATTTAAATTCACAGTATATATATCTCGCTTGAATAGATAGATTTTAGTTGATGGTGTGTTATGAACCAACTTGTTTATGACCTGATTACAGGTGTTTCCTGGAGCTTGGACTGCCATTTTAGTCTC
Above is a genomic segment from Vitis riparia cultivar Riparia Gloire de Montpellier isolate 1030 chromosome 7, EGFV_Vit.rip_1.0, whole genome shotgun sequence containing:
- the LOC117919028 gene encoding monocopper oxidase-like protein SKU5 isoform X1, producing the protein MLSTLHSASLFSSLILLSIFNYAFAEDPFVFYDWKVSYITASPFGVKQQVIAVNGQFPGPILNVTTNWNVVINIKNDLDEPLLLTWNGIQHRKNSWQDGVLGTNCPIPAGWNWTYEFQVKDQIGSFFYFASLNFQRASGGYGGIVINNRDVIPVPFGTPDGDITIFIGDWYTKSHKELRKDVENGIDLGVPDAILFNGLGPYRYDQALVPDGIGYHTINVEPGKTYRLRVHNVGIATSLNFRIQNHNLLLVETEGSYTVQQNYTNMDIHVGQSYSFLVTMDQNASSDYYMVASPRFVNSSAWAKATGVAILHYSNSQGPASGPLPDPPNDLDTFFSMNQARSIRWNVSAGAARPNPQGSFRYGQITVTDVYVLLNRPAELIDGKYRTTLNGISYLAPSTPLKLAQQFNIPGIYKIDFPNRLMNRPPKVDTSIINGTYRGFMEIIFQNNDTTVQSYHLDGYAFFVVGMDYGVWTENSRGTYNKWDGVARCTTQVFPGAWTAILVSLDNVGIWNLRTENLNTWYLGQEVYVNVVNPEITDKTELPLPDNAIYCGVLSSLQKDRSQRVRFSGAPPLTITRRTILFAFITALITAFISS
- the LOC117919028 gene encoding monocopper oxidase-like protein SKU5 isoform X2 produces the protein MSLPTGMWLSTSRTTLMSHCFSHGIHERNGIQHRKNSWQDGVLGTNCPIPAGWNWTYEFQVKDQIGSFFYFASLNFQRASGGYGGIVINNRDVIPVPFGTPDGDITIFIGDWYTKSHKELRKDVENGIDLGVPDAILFNGLGPYRYDQALVPDGIGYHTINVEPGKTYRLRVHNVGIATSLNFRIQNHNLLLVETEGSYTVQQNYTNMDIHVGQSYSFLVTMDQNASSDYYMVASPRFVNSSAWAKATGVAILHYSNSQGPASGPLPDPPNDLDTFFSMNQARSIRWNVSAGAARPNPQGSFRYGQITVTDVYVLLNRPAELIDGKYRTTLNGISYLAPSTPLKLAQQFNIPGIYKIDFPNRLMNRPPKVDTSIINGTYRGFMEIIFQNNDTTVQSYHLDGYAFFVVGMDYGVWTENSRGTYNKWDGVARCTTQVFPGAWTAILVSLDNVGIWNLRTENLNTWYLGQEVYVNVVNPEITDKTELPLPDNAIYCGVLSSLQKDRSQRVRFSGAPPLTITRRTILFAFITALITAFISS